Part of the Bradyrhizobium sp. AZCC 1721 genome, CCTCGCGTGCGCGTGCGGCGACCGTAGGAACACGGCATGCGCCATGCGCGGCAGCTCGATGTCACTGACATAGAGCCCACGTCCCTGCATCAGCCGATCGAGGTTCGGCCGCGGCACTGCCTTCCCGATATACGAGTTCGGGCGATCCAGCACAGAAAGTGTTTGAGGATTTGCCCGCTCCGATGTCATGGCCGGCGTCCCGTGCGCGCCCACGCTGTGCTCTCGATGGCGTCAACGATTGCCTGGTAACCCGTACAGCGACAATAATTGCCGGAAAGATGTTCGCGTATCCGCTCTCGATCCGGACACGGCGATTGCTTCAGCAGATCCTGCGCCGCCATCAGCATTCCCGGCGTGCAGAAACCGCACTGCAGTGCGTTACGCTCCCGGAATGCTGACTGCAAATCGGCAATTTCGCCGCTATCGGACACCCCCTCGATCGTCTCGATCGCTGCATTGTGCGTCTGAACCGCGAGCATCAGGCAGGAGCGGACGATGTCGCCGTTGACGCGGACCGTGCATGCCCCACACACGCCATGTTCGCATCCGACATGCGTGCCGGTCAGCTTGAGATGCTCACGAAGAAAATCCGCCAAATTCAGGCGCGGCAGTACATTCGCTTCGACGAGCTCTCCATTTACACTCAACGCAATCGCAACCGTAGCCGTCACGCTGATGCTCCCGCACGAAGATCCGGCCGGGCAAGCAGTAACGACACGCAGCGCGTCAACAGAACCTTCGCCAGATGCCGACGCATGGCGGGTGTCGCCTGTTGATCGTCCAGCGGATCGAGTTCATCGTCCAATGCAGAAGCTGCCTCAGACAACACCGCAGGTGTGATGGCGACATCGACCAGCTTGCTGGCAGACTTGGCCAGCAACGGGCGATCGCCGACGGCAAAGAAGCCAAGTCGAAGATCGGCGAAGCGCCTATCCTTGATGGAAGCCTGCGCTGCGAGGCCAACAATGGCGTAATCGCCATGCCGACGGGCGAACTCATGAAAGAAATGCGTCGCGTTCTTTGAAGTCACCGGCAGCTCGACGGCAACCAGCAGTTCCTGCGGAGTAAGCGCGGTTTCGTAGATCCCGATGAAGAACTCGTTTGCCGCAATCCGCCGCTCGCCGCCCCGTCCGCGGGCAATGATGGTAGCGCCAAGCGTGAGCATGCAGACCGGCAGTTCCGAAGCCGGATCAGCGTGCGCAAGGCTTCCCCCAATCGTGCCGCGATTGCGGATCGCGGGATGGGCGACATGTGCGACCGCATCCTTCAGCAAGGGAGCATGGGCTGCTATTTCGGGGCATTTCAAGAGATCGGCGTGACGTGTCAGCGCACCTATGGTGAGGACGCCTCCCTTAACCGAGAGCCCGCGCAACTCGGTCAGCTCGCCAATATCGACAATGAGCTCCGGTGCGACCAGGCGCAGATTCATCGCCGGCACCAGGCTCTGGCCGCCCGACAACACCTTGGCCCGTTCGCCATACGCGGTCAGCAATTCCAGCGCATCGGCGACGCTGGTTGCGCGGGCATAAGCGAAAGCCGAGGCTTTCATTTTTGGCGTGACCTCCCCGGCCAACTATCGGCATTTTCGCGGAATTAGACGGCTGTGATCGCCAAAGGTCAAGTTTGTTGGATGATTATTTCGACTTTGAGCTTGTTTTCGAGCAACGAACGACGCACGTTCTGTGCAAACAAAAAGCCTGCCTTTG contains:
- a CDS encoding (2Fe-2S)-binding protein, giving the protein MTATVAIALSVNGELVEANVLPRLNLADFLREHLKLTGTHVGCEHGVCGACTVRVNGDIVRSCLMLAVQTHNAAIETIEGVSDSGEIADLQSAFRERNALQCGFCTPGMLMAAQDLLKQSPCPDRERIREHLSGNYCRCTGYQAIVDAIESTAWARTGRRP
- a CDS encoding FAD binding domain-containing protein, which produces MKASAFAYARATSVADALELLTAYGERAKVLSGGQSLVPAMNLRLVAPELIVDIGELTELRGLSVKGGVLTIGALTRHADLLKCPEIAAHAPLLKDAVAHVAHPAIRNRGTIGGSLAHADPASELPVCMLTLGATIIARGRGGERRIAANEFFIGIYETALTPQELLVAVELPVTSKNATHFFHEFARRHGDYAIVGLAAQASIKDRRFADLRLGFFAVGDRPLLAKSASKLVDVAITPAVLSEAASALDDELDPLDDQQATPAMRRHLAKVLLTRCVSLLLARPDLRAGASA